GGTATCGCGCGATGGACGACCGCGAGGCGATCAAGGTACTCGTAAAGCCGTAGCGGTCTTGCGGTGAAATTGGCGATGAATTGTAGTGTGGTTTCGACGGTTTTCCAGCGCTTCGCTCCTCGGGTTCGATAAACGCGCCAACAGGGCTGAAACGGCAGGTAGCTACCGTACTGAATCGTAGATTTGGCACGCCAGCGTTGGCGATGGGCGCCGTGACGACAGCGAACCCGCTAGCACCGTGCTGTGAGACGTGGTCGTATTCCCACGTGTCGGCTTCCGCCTCGAGGTCAAGCCTCGGGGTGTCCACCTCAACCCCTGATGAACTCCCACCCGAATATCCGACAAGCTGAATAGATAGTCACTGTCATAAAAACGATCATGAGAATCACGCCGAAAAAATCGTATCTGTTGGGGAGTCCGAATGATGTATAGACCGCGTATCCAGTCAAGATCCCGGCGACTGCGGCCAAAAAGATGGTTACCCGTTTCTTGATCTCTGCCCATATTCCGGTAGTGTTCTTGGCTGACATTATGTTGCTGGATACATGGATGTTATCAAAGAAAAATTTGTCCACTGACGATCGTTGCACGTGTGAGCGCGACTGCTGTCTCGAGTCTACGTCAAAGCCGGTAGGCATTCCACGAATCCTCGGGTGACGAAGCGATGTACTGTCATTTCTCTCGTGCAGTGCTTGGTAGGTATTTTCTCACACTGATCACCGTTCGATGATTTCGCAATACGATCGAATCTTTCCATTTTTATGGCTTCAACGGACTACACTCATCGAGAATGCGGACGCTCTCCAATGGACCCGGTGTGCGACACCGACCCGATGGGACCCCCTCGGGTGGGCTACTCGAGTGATTTCCGGGTCTGCGTGAACGGGACGCCCGCCTCCACCGATCATGTCACACGGACCATCACAAGAAACAGCCGTATCGGACGAGAGTCAGACGACGACCGAACGGGCGCAGCGGGACGGTCCAGCGCCGACCGTCCCGGCCGGAAAGAGCATTGCGGAACTGACGATCAAAGCGGTGCTGATCGGCCTCGCGCTGAACGTGGTGCTGTTGACCGCGAACATGTACCTCGGGATGCGCTCTGGGATGACGATCAGCGCCTCGATTCCGGCCGCGGTCATCAGCATGGGCGTGTTCTACGCGCTTCGAAACGTCGGCATCGGCGGGACGATCCTCGAGAACAACATCGTGCAGACGATGACCTCCGCGGGCGAGGCGCTGGCGGCCGGCGTGATCTTTACGATCGCCGGCGTCACGTATCTCGACCAGTCCATCGACATCGCGGAAACCGCATCGGTCGCGGTTCTGGGCGGGCTCCTCGGGGTTCTGTTCATGATCCCGATGCGCCGATACCTCATCGTCGAGAAACACGAGGAACTCCCCTATCCGGAGGGGACCGCGTGCGCGGACGTTCTCGAGGCCGGCTCGGAAGGGAAAGGCGGCATCAAGCTCATCTCGCTGGGCTTTCTCTCGAGTTTCGTTTACATGTGGCTGGCCAACGGGATGGCCGCGTTCAGGACGACCATTCAGACGGCCTTCTCGGTGGGTCAGACTCGCGGGTTCGCCATCGGCGGCGATTTCACGCCCGCGCTGATCGGCGTGGGCTACATCATCGGCCCGAAAATCGCCGGCTACGTGTTCGGCGGCGGCCTGCTCGCCTGGATGATGCTGATTCCGCTGCTCATTACTGGCGGGTTCGTTCCGGAGGCGAACGCGAACGCGGCCCTCATGGCACAGGCCAACGCGGTCTGGGAAAATTACATTCGGTACGTCGGTGCGGGTGCGATGCTCGTCGGCGGATTTTACGCGATCCTTTCGATGACCGGAACCATCCGCGATGCGGTGGGGACTGCCGTGGCCGAGCTCCGCGGTTCTGCGGCGACCGCGACGGGCCAGCGGCGGCGAACGCAGCGTGACCTCCCGATGAAACTCGTCGTTGTGGGAGCGGCCGTGATCGCGCTCGCGCTGGTCGCGCTCCCGCAGGTCCAGGTCGGACTACTGGGCGGGGTCATCGCCGTCATCGCCGCGTTCCTTTTCGTCGCCGTCTCCGCGTACCTGGTCGGCGTCGTCGGGAGTTCGTCGAACCCCGTCTCCGGGATGGCCATCGCGACGATTCTGATCGCCGCGCTCGCACTGAAATCGACCGGCGTGACCGATCCCGTCGTGGTGCTCGTGACGGCCTCGGTCGTCGCGATCGCCGCAGCGGTGGCAGGCGATACCTCGCAGGACTTGAAGACCGGTTACCTCCTCGGTGCGACGCCGCGCAAGCAACAGATCGCACAGATTATCGGGATCGGCATCTCCGCGCTCTTTGCGGGCTGGGTGCTCTCGTTCTTCCATCAGGCGTACGGAATCGGTAGCAATACCATTCCCGCACCGCAGGCCGGGACGATGGCGCTGCTCTCCGAGGGCGTGCTCACCGGAACCGCCCAGTGGGGGATGATCCTCATCGGAGCCGTCTTCGCGATCGTCCTCATCCTCATGAACGTCCCCGTCCTGCCCTTCGCCGTCGGGATCTACCTCCCGATCACGCTCGCGACGCCGATCTTCCTGGGCGGCTTGCTCCGCGCCGGAATCGACAAGTACGTCGCGTGGAAGGGCGACCCAGACGGCTCCGCCGC
The sequence above is drawn from the Halostagnicola kamekurae genome and encodes:
- a CDS encoding OPT family oligopeptide transporter; its protein translation is MSHGPSQETAVSDESQTTTERAQRDGPAPTVPAGKSIAELTIKAVLIGLALNVVLLTANMYLGMRSGMTISASIPAAVISMGVFYALRNVGIGGTILENNIVQTMTSAGEALAAGVIFTIAGVTYLDQSIDIAETASVAVLGGLLGVLFMIPMRRYLIVEKHEELPYPEGTACADVLEAGSEGKGGIKLISLGFLSSFVYMWLANGMAAFRTTIQTAFSVGQTRGFAIGGDFTPALIGVGYIIGPKIAGYVFGGGLLAWMMLIPLLITGGFVPEANANAALMAQANAVWENYIRYVGAGAMLVGGFYAILSMTGTIRDAVGTAVAELRGSAATATGQRRRTQRDLPMKLVVVGAAVIALALVALPQVQVGLLGGVIAVIAAFLFVAVSAYLVGVVGSSSNPVSGMAIATILIAALALKSTGVTDPVVVLVTASVVAIAAAVAGDTSQDLKTGYLLGATPRKQQIAQIIGIGISALFAGWVLSFFHQAYGIGSNTIPAPQAGTMALLSEGVLTGTAQWGMILIGAVFAIVLILMNVPVLPFAVGIYLPITLATPIFLGGLLRAGIDKYVAWKGDPDGSAAEQTTYRGRIIAAGLITGEAIMGIVIGALYIRGIGTETGVPYPLGLDAGTQTILGVVALVALLGIFMGGVLRGSQTADA